The segment agccaccagagacttgattaggaagcggggctgaggagttcaaggccatagttaccgatgatgccgaaagggcgaaGTTCGCCTTGATAACActattcggtgtttgatgaactgtcatgcacaccgatgaatgtctaaagtgtgctatatccttgttgcgagactcacttactattggtggaggactttgatttccatagtcccaaacgaatgagttacttgggatttctttcaaatgaatttcaaagaaatatattagtcaacagttcatcgatcaaaagcgtaaggaattcttggaactcaagcaaggccgtatgacaagatctctgaatctgaacatgagttcgtaagactcatcggtatgcccggagtgtgtggctgatgaggttgctatgtgcaagagatttgaagaaggattgaatgaaggtttaaagctactagtgggtattttggagataaaagaattcgtaacactagttgaacgagcctgcaaggcggaggaacttggaaaggagaagaagaaggctgaatttgaagctagagactatcgtaaaagatcgacgggtaaagctccgctgtaaagaagttcagggaggacactaataaatcgaggacgactgcgggaatttccattagagcacgaccatcgacggactcccgagctacttcggtagctagtgtgggcaataaccgtcaagagaaacctgaatgcccccaatgtggaagaagacacataggtgaatgttggggtaagtctactaacagggcctgttatggatgcggttcgaaggaccacttcattagagattgcacggagcttgatgagaagaataagatgcaaggtgcaagacctagtggaatgacagctagaggtagaccaccgagaatttcaggaggtaggggtggtagttaGAGAGGGGCCTCTAtttggctgttcgatccgagacccgtactcctgctagagcatatgccattcgcgcacgagaggaggcatcctcccctgatgttatcactggtacttttactctctttgagactaatgtaattgctttgattgaccctggttccactgattcttatatatgcgaaaccttagcatccagtaagactttacctattgagtctactgagttcgtaattcgggtgtcaaatcccttgggtcgttacgtgcttgtcgacaaagtgtataagaaatgtcccctagtgaatcgaggttcctgttttccagcagacttgatgcttttgccgtttgatgaatttgacgttatcctcggtttagattggttgaccgtgcatgatggggttgtgaattgcaaaagcaagactattgatctgaggtgcgcaaataacgagataatccaagttgagtctacggacttaaaggggttgccagctgtaatatcagcaatgttggcccagaaatatgtaagaaaggggtgcgaagcataccttgcgtatgtacttgatgaaaaggaattggaaaagaagcccgaatctgtgccggtggtttgtgaatacacggatgtttttcccgaagaattaccgggattaccacttgttcgggaagtagagtttggtattgagcttgtacctgggactacaccaatttcgatagctccgtatcgtatggcaccaaccgagttaaaggagttgaaagctcagttgcaagaattgacggatagaggttttgcttgaccaagtttctcaccttggggtgcaccactattgtttgtgaaaaagaaggacggaaccatgaggttgtgcatggactatcgtcagctgaataaagtgacgataaagaataaatatccgttaccgcgtattgatgatttgtttgatcaactaaagggagcctcagtgttttcaaagatagatttgagattgggttattatcagttgcggattcgagattcggacgtacccaaaactgctttcagaacgaggtacggtcattacgaatttttagtgatgccgtttgggctcactaatgcccctgcggtatttggaccggttcgtagttgtgttcattgatgacatcctggtctattcaagagatgagaccgaacatgatGAACAcatgagattagtgttgcaaatactaagggataagcaattatatgctaagttcagtaagtgtgagttctggttaagggaggttagcttcttgggtcatgtggtatctgcatcgggtattcgagtcgacccgagcaaaatttcagccatacttaactagaagcctccgagaaatattactgaggttcggagctttttagaacttgccggttactaccgacggtttgtgaaatgtttctcgatgatagccacacccatgacgaagctacttcaaaaagatgttaagttcgaatggacggaaaaatgtcagaaaagttttgatcaactgaaaacttatttgaaagaagctccaattttagtgtagcccgaatcaggcaaagagtttgtcatctatagtgacgcctccctacttgggttgggttgcgtattgatgcaagaaggtcgagttgtggcttatgcgtcgagacaattaaagccacatgagaaaaattatccaacccatgatctcgaactagctgccatcgtattcgctttgaaaatatggcgacactacctatttgaggagaagtgccatgtgtattcggatcacaaaagtctcaaatatttgatgactcaaagagacttgaatctgcgacaaagacgttggctcaagttgttgaaagattatgagcttgtcattgactatcacccgggaaaggctaatgtggttgcggatgccttaagtcgtaaatcactatttgccttgcgagtgatgaatgtacacttgtctgttctatccgacaatgtactagtggcggaattaaaggccgaACCCTTGTTGATTCGCcaaattatcgtggaataagtggaaggtcatgtagttgtatgattgtaacgaaaacaaaatggtgtataaaaatgcctcaaatatcctattgattagtatatggaatgtgaatgtgtaacttggtatgagattgaatcgaaaggtttaaggaactatggtatagtttggtttgaatggagtaattagcctcattCCATTTTATTtgctcttgtgataatgttattaatggttggtagtgctttgcttatgacttactgagttatatactcatttggtgtttgcttgtcacctattttaggtttcttggactcgactttttgcgtattagggaccgtcatcgaagtcatcacaccggctagaaacttttggtattttcttcctagttggtctaggagaaacatttcggcatgtataggctactatgttttgtttgaactttggtatgtaaaactttggatagccatgcgaaaatggcttatatacgttttagcatagtactataatcgttttgtatgttgatcactaagaggtatggaaatgtttggaaacgattagccattggaatggttaatcatgattgtaccttgtgctatgtatgcaaaaagggctaattgaatcatggaaattatgaaataggtaaaatctaccttaaaggcagatgctgacagcagcagcgacgtggaagtgaaaaatcactaaaaatagtatgaatggaattaaatagtgaataaattatttaaatgaaccttgatgaatctaatttcatatgaaaggagcgaaatggtcatatgagttgtatgttatgagatatttaggttttcgtgaaatagggccagaacagtttctggattccctgttccgactttggaaattcattataaattaaccagagataattaggagtcattccatatatgtatagattcctctttgagtctagtttctatagaaacaaacgacatcagtattgaagccctgcacaaggagatattcaagttgtaacgcacgagggtcagtgtagtcgacccctgtaacatgggagactttaactaataaactgtactaattggcccaaccaaaaattctagaaaaaaatctgtagatggacatatgagtctagtttcagggaaaaattacaaaactgattttcgagttgtgaaactccagatataatttttaaggcgacagtgatgcagtaaccagcttgtctggaaaattttttttatggactgtgaaaccaattaagttaagtctgtgggcaccttgtgtccgactccggtaacggactcgggtacggggtgttacatttagagaTTTAGCTGTTGTTCGTGGGTGTCAAGTAAGTCCCTAAGCTAACTCTTGTATGTTGTATTTTTTTATTCTATACACTTCTGTGAAAGATCATATAAACTATGATCTTAAACTATAAGCAATGATATGATAAATATGTTGATATATGAATGTTAGAAAAGACTTGCATGTATAGTTGGTATGAACCTGACAAGTATAGAATATATAATGGGAAATCTAGAGTCAAAAGTATGATTGTAGGAGAATGTCTGAGATGTAATTATGTTTAGGGAAAATACATGAAAGGTCTGTTATGTTAGTCTGTGTCTGTTCACCGTGGAGGAGTCTAAAAAGGGTCCAACAGAACTTTAATCACGATCTCTAAAATGAAAGCCAATAGCCATGGCaccatatcgtgtaagaccatagttaggTTATCGTATCATATGGAAACaccatatcgtgtaagaccattgCTGGTGGGTTATGGCATtgtatataatgaaataaatgaaggtTATTACCTAATGAGTTATTCTGCGTGATCTAGGATGGTGATGGGAAAACCTCACGAAatgtgagtttaggcaaatcctTATCATGAACAcactaaaaaatatttatggcaaTCTATGAGATGGAAAACATTTTTGCAATCTAAGGATAAGAAAACCCTtgtggaaaataaagaaaagaagccTTCGTGGTGCACATAAAAGAATGGACACTGTGGCAACCATTTAAGGGAAACACCTCTGTGGCGGACTCTGAAAGAAATAGTTACTGGATGATTTTTCCAAACAACTCCAGTGTCCATTGCTTATTACCATATGGAACCGAAGGAGCTTATAGAGTTAAAAGCTCAGCTTCAAAACTCCTTAATCGAGGGTTTATctgtcctagtgtgtctccttggggggcaccagtgttatttgtaaagaagaaggatggtaccataagaatgtgtattgactactatcaattgaataagttaaccgtgaagaataagtacccacttccgaGGATCGACAATTTGAatgtaagaaaaataatattttgtcCATATAAGCCTCTGGAATGGGTATGGTTAAGGAGTTACGGTAGTGTAGAGTGAAGAATGCTAGTAATGTATTAAGATACAAAAAGTATGGCATGATTTCAGAAGTTAGGGGTGACATCTAGGGTACGAACATTGGCACTCTTGGAAGGTACTCGCTAGAGACCATGTGAAGAACAAAAAACAATGATGGCTAACTGAATTTCTGGATGTGAAATACAAAAATGATTCAGGTAAACAGATGTTTATCTCACTAAGTTCTCATGAACTGACCTCTATGCTTTATGTTACAGGTATGTTGATTTAGATATATGTTAAGAGAGACTATGCCAAAGGAGTGGTGTATCgggctattatgcatacagagcAAGTCTATTGGCTTGTTCGAGTCTGAGTTGTTTTATAAGAGTCTTTTACACGGAATAATTGTAATAGATTAGGACATCTATTCAATCATTTTTGTAAATAAATTTACTGTGTATACCAAATGAAAATATCGCATTATTCATACTTATGTAATTCTTAaagaaatttataattaaaatatttgcaATTAAATGCAAATTTGTATGATTGAGTGAACTGCATTCGAATCCATTTCATTGGATTAGGTTTGAGGCGTTACAAGGGAAGTTAAATTGACATTCCATCACAGGAGCCCATTGATGAATGTTGTAGGTCTTATTTAAGGACCTACATGTAGAGAAAAGTCTTACAATCTCTGAGATATAGAGCTTTACTAACTTCTGCAGAGAAAAGTCTGTCCGAACTAGAATAAAGTGAGCAagcttggtcaatcgatccacgatgaacaaacaaaatccttcttagtgggtgtcaagggcaacccactaacaaagtccatcgttactcgttcccatttccacaaGTGAATCTTAACTGGCTATAGCAAACTcaaaggcaattggtgctcagccttaacttgctgacacGTCAGACAATGAGCAATGAAATCAGTAACTTCACGCTTCgatcctggccaccaatacaacttagAAAGATCATGGTACATTTTATTACCACCgcgatgcatagcataagggctattaTGTGCCTCCCTCAGAATCAactgccttaaatcagagtcaTTTGGCACACAGATTCgacctcggaaacacagaacacCATCACTATTTAGCCCAAAATCCAAAGTACTGCCACTCTCAATCTGACGAAACCGCAGACCCAAAGACTCATCCCCCAACTGCTTAACTCAGATCTGATCAATCCAAGtaggcttaacttgcaactcagctaacaaacttccatcatcaaataGACTAAGTCGAGCGAACATTGCTCTCAAATCCGTCATCACCCTACGACTTAAAGCATAGGCTACCACGTTGGCCTTACTAGGATGGTACTTTATTATGCAGTCGTAATCCTTGAGCAATTCAATCCATCGGCGCTGACTAATATTCAACTtcttctgagtaaggaggtacttgTGTAACAAACCGATTTTAGGGCTAGACGAAATAGTGGTTTTCGAACCACAActcgaagtcaaaatatttattttattattttattaaggtttacagtatgatagaaatatcgtgtgaaaatttcgtaaagaaattttactgtttgaatggttaattcggaaaaaggactaaatcgtgtaaagcgtaaaacttgtgttctattagttaaaagtatctaatggctatgaaattaaatagttaaggGTTTTATGTtacaaatattaattttataatgcaAGTGGATGATTCTATGCGTGAAAtagtgaaattttaaagttttaatcaaaggatattttcataaattagttaataagttaagttaaataaaacaaataatacatGCATTattatttctcttatttcttCAACCAAAAATGGAAGAAGAGAAAGCCATAATAGCTTGAAGAATTCGGCCATGGAGAATTAAATGAATGTAAGCCAattttgttccgtttttaataatttttacgtttttgagcttgttgcagcttaatctagctagcctgtatctccatttttaaaacttttatagattttttgagattccattgatgaatattcatgcttttgatgattgatgatgaaatatggaagttagatgatagatttttcatattttataaagtgatttttgatgaaaatgcaaattagggattaaactgtgaaatattgaaattatgtggttaTAAGTATTATTATTTGAAAAATGTAGGCTGCTAAGGCAATAAgaagaattcggctaagcatggtaggataaaattgcatgaaattgtgattttatgtgataaggactaaattacaaaaatgtggaataataggggcaaaagtgtaatttttcaaaaatatgtaaaattgCATAGACAAGGATCATTCAAAAatatgtaaattgtgttaaattgaatgaaatgatgattaaataaggaaattttgttattatatagattgagaaaatTGAGATTCAGATCTAGAAtgggggaaaacaaagtatcggattagtcgacctaattcgtcgttacagcgaacgaggtaagttcgtatgctaataaacgtatttaaattgggttataaatgcttatttattattgaattgaattgaatgctgAATGGTCATGATTACAAGCTAAAATCAACAGAGTTATGATATTTAAAAGTcttgtacgaaccttaggaatagtataggatacaaatgtcatgacattaggattactgagatgtgattacatttaagaccatgtctgggacattggcatcattatatgattttgtgtaagaccctttctaggacagtggcatcgatatgtgataacatgtaaggccatatctgggatatgacattgtacgagcttaatatgattttcgagtatccttaacgattccgaatggttcaacaggtatagTCAAGACGAGAATGAAAGTACAATCAAATTAAGTGATATAGGTTTGTATAGAACCTATATGAGAATCAAATGAAGATAATTTGGTAAGTTCTTAGTGCATTATgtatatgaaatgagaaagatttatgtataagtatgtttcatgctgAAATGTAtttatttggctataatgaggtatgaattgaatgatatgtgagatatgagttatagttgtttaactaaatatacatatcGTGTGCAAAACAtcgttatttgatgatatttcacataattcacttggTCAAAAAAAGGTgatgaatattgaattgaataaagtttatatatatatatttgcttatGCATATGAAAgtgtgaatgaattgataagaagTATTCAAACCATACGTGTTTTGAATGAATAAGCTCATGAAAATCTTGATCATCTATGTGCATGAATTCGAGATAGAATGGTgaaatcatatgaattatatcatgttttgagtaattgtttcaaatgtggttatTTAATAATACGAGTTTATTAccgtacaagcttactaagctttataacttactttgtgttatttttttctatattttatagtgATTCGGACATTCGGTCAAGTTGGAAGACGGAGGAGATCGCATCTCACTATCTAAATTTTAAATTCCggtatttatacacttgtgatttggttatatggcatgtataggcttgaacTATGTGGAAATGTGTTTGTAATGTTAAATGCGAGTTTGGCTTGTAtattatgtaaatgttggtgtgtatttggccattttaTATGACTTATTAATGACTTATGTTTGATTTGTAATTTTCCTTGTGAAGTGGCATAATTTTGGTATGGTTGTGATGGTTCAAGTTGAtcatttggtcatttggcatataATGAGTATATACTTATGAAAAGCATGATTTTGGACTTGAGAAGTGAATAGCTAATAGATGTTCCATGAGTCAAGCTTTGTGTGTGATTGATggtagtaaaaatacatattgaaaTAGGTTGAATTGATGAGTATGATATTAGCTTTGGTATATGATTAAATAGGTGAGTAATGAGGAATGAATCATGCTAGTTTGGTATGTGTTTGATTGTAAAAATGGTATTGAATTGAGTTGACGAAATGGATAGAATTGGTATTGTAAGTCTGGTGCATGAAATAGCATGATTTGGCTGCTtattaatgtattgaaatggcatgaaatgtggtgttttaggtatgcttgagaaaggtgagaaatgtggcttcaaccaagcctattttcactccatacgacgagcacacgggcgtgtggcttgaccgtgtgcgACACATAGCCTTagaacacggtcgtgtgtcccctagggtagcccttcgaattaagtcagtataccctacaggtttaacacggcctagacacacgggtgtgtgtactggccatgtgagacacacgggcttgCACATGGGAGTgcggctggccgtgtgacccaagtctgtAACCCTTCCAGATTTCCCactgccaaggcacacgggcgtgtcttcggccatgtggtgcaagtcagtatgtatgccttgttttcacacaaCCTATGGCACGGGCATGTTAggtgaccgtgtgaggcacacaacccGTTCACACTAGCATGTGAtcttatatgtttgaaaattttctaagtttcccaaagtttgcaaatattatcggtttaatcccgaacctcttttaagatgttttaaggtctcgtaagacCTTACAAGGGACAATGTTAATGAGTTGAatgtattttgattatgaatgtataatTGTATGTGATTAATGTGTATCATCCGGTAAtgtcttgtaaccctattccggcgatggatacatgttaggggtgttacaacttgagactcttgtgatcggtgtagataatacacttctcaccatacagatagtgccttcAGAAATTTCAGCGCAAAGACCACAgtagccaactcgagatcatgcgtCGGATGGTTCCCTTTGTGTGTCTTAAGCTGATgggacgcataagctacaac is part of the Gossypium arboreum isolate Shixiya-1 chromosome 5, ASM2569848v2, whole genome shotgun sequence genome and harbors:
- the LOC108451625 gene encoding uncharacterized protein LOC108451625; protein product: MTDLRAMFARLSLFDDGSLLAELQIESGSTLDFGLNSDGVLCFRGRICVPNDSDLRQLILREAHNSPYAMHRGGNKMYHDLSKLYWWPGSKREVTDFIAHCLTCQQVKAEHQLPLSLL